AGAACCCTGAACTTCCAGAACGTATTTTTGACATTCCAGAATGGAACTCTGGCATTCCGTAAAGAAACTCTGACATTCCGGAATGGAACTCTTCCAGTCCATGCATGATGGTGCATGCCTTAATAGCTCAAGACCTGTTGGTGACCACCAGATTGTGGGTGGGTTTGATTTGGGTCACTTTGCATGTTGGCCGGGAGGGACATTTAATCACGGTTTGATGTGGGCATATgggacatgttttattttattttttacttttgtagTAGGCCACAGTAGAACAATGCTAACCATAGCCATAAGCCACAATGCACAATATTTGTGATAAAGTACTAACAAATACTCACAAATaaaatctctctatatatatttatagtaacGTGACTAGGcctaaatgtattattttactTCTTCCCCTGAATATCAAATACTCTCCGAAATGAAACTCGAGTGgtgtggaggcggagcctgagcTCAGCTTGAAGAGAGGCACCCGTCTGAAGAACTGTATTGTTGCTTCCTTGTCCTAatctttaaaggaatagttttgacattttgggaaacacACATGGCCATTGGCTCTCTGGCTGACAGTTGGATTAGGGGATTAATATCACATTGAAGTAGTCAGTGGGTGGTTAGTTTAGCATTAGCACAGGAAACGGGCATAAACAGCGGTTAAAACGGCCTTCCAGGTCCTCTGGAGCGCGACAACGACACATAACCCAGTAAAACCACACATGATCTGCTGCAGTGTCATAGCAAATCGCCTTTAACTAACGTGTCTATATTTAAAtctctatttatttgttttggttttgcaAAGGGACATATGAAAAGACGTTTTACTTACTTAGGCTACTGCCAATCTTTAAATGTTACACAGAGGGACTTCGTTTTGGCTGTTCTGATCCATATTGTGAAACTATCTTTAAAAGCCATCCAGATTCATCTCCTGAGCTTGAACTACATTACAATAAACCGTCATTATCACTTGGGTGAGGAAAGTAATTAAAATGTGGGCTCCATTCCACTTTGTTTCACCCTCTTtcagaaataaactaaatattctAACCATGAATATCAAACTAGCACATATGAATCTCATTGTTGCAGTGTGGCCCTCTGCCCATGCCAAACTGTGTCTGTTTCATTAGTGTAACATGCAGCAGTGAGGCATGAATGCATATGAATATACATCACACGTGGatgataacattaatatcattcaattaatgtgtgtttgttaaagTGTAATTGTTCAGCTCTCtgttttaatgaagaaaaacattgtAATTTATGTTATCGATACTATGTATGcataatgacaaaataaaatagatGAAACCTCTCAGCCATGACCAAACTACTTTCAGTCTATTGCTCCGAGTCGCCTATATAGTTGCCTGCAGTAAAAAAGAAGGCTAATTTAGTTTGTGCgtgctcacacacaaacacacacacacacacacacacacagacccacacagtgaaacacaacaaaagaaagaggggaaaggagatttgtgtttacattttttattacaaGTGTCAACTCCACATGAGGGAAAAGTTGTTAAAGGGGGAATAGAACAGCGTTTTCATTATGTTTTTCATGTGCCCCCGgacagtttattttctattagtGAATATGAACTACTGTCCCCAATAGACACTCACAAGAGAGGGAAGGTTCTCTCCCACATATCACCAGCAAATGGATATCAAGAAAGGTGCCAGGAAAGTGTTATTTGTGAGGGGTTCGAAGCATGAGACTCAAATCCAAAGAATTATTCCGGCCTTCGTAAATAAcaacatttgtttcattttatgGATGGAATGGAGAAAATTgtgaatttatttattcttcagtTCAGCCGTTATTGCCGCATCTGTAAAGAATTATTCTTGTGTGCAACATGTTCGAGCTAAGAGTGAAGATCCCATAACTCCTAATTAATTACCTTATTTTGGCTGCTTTCCTTTTGAATTGAGGATATGCTATTTGTTTTAAAGCCATGTATTGTGACAGGTGCTCAGAGGGTTTCTGCTCAATTTCTAAGAGATAAAGCTCTTTTGACTGGATTTAAGGCTATTTTTAGGATAAAGATGATCAAGCAGTGTGGAAAGATTTCTTGAACTTTTCGAACGCGTGTGCATAAATCACAGAGTTAATCTCAGAAACATCTGAAAGTCATCTAATGAATGTCACACCAGCTCCtttgaaaacacatttaaagttgTGAGTGCTGCATGGTATTTTAGGAATATTGGCACACATTTCAGGATGCGTGCTGTCATCATTGATATAAATCCCAGTGGGGCGCAAAATATTTGTACCTCATTTCAAACTTTCATCCCAGAAAGTTAGTTGTTGTTGAGAATTTGAAAACAATTAATCACTTATTTGAACAAATATGGACATAAAGGTTACAAACAATATACAAGAGCATTATTTATACTGTGTACAGAAGTGCTTTTCAAGTACCCCCTCACCATTGCAAAGCATTTTTGGTtggaaaaacaaatgtaatacacagcgctgtgccatcagtgtctcatttaatatagaatacagtatattcaattaagtttattagGTTCACTTATAATGTATTgagtatttattaaataactatctTTAAAGAATTTTGTCATGGTCGctaattttatatatgtatatatatatatatatgtacagtatatattgtTTAATATATCATGGACCCCCTAGAGTGACATCACGTAACCCGAGTGGTACAAGTACCTCCATTTGAGCACCACTGGTTTACAGTAtgcattaataaaacatttatatctcaatatgtttgtgaaaaaCAGAAGTGCGAGTGAGTGTAAGAATGGTAAGAGTACGGAGGTCACACTTCAGCATATTCAGTTCAATTCCCTGTGGATTTATCTTCACTGCAGCTTCTGTATAGTCGGAGAGAACATTTCAAACGCTTTCTTGTCCAGATCTACTCAGATATTAAGAACAGTCTTGGGACCTTTAACTTCAATGAGTTCTCTATTTTTGTACAATATGAATGGTTGAATAAGCAGGAATAGTGGAAAATGACTACGGTTGGACTAGAGAAGCCCAACTCGCACTCGAGTTGAACCTGCAGTATTATATTAAACAGAACTCCTCTGTGTAAACTTCATTTCCGAGCCTGAGAAGTCAAATCAGTCCCCGTGGCGCATCTTTAACAATGTATCAGTTAATTTCAATCCATTTGCATCAAGATGTCACAAATACCTGTTTGTGTTGTACATGTTTATTCCCAGAGTTGGTGCATACACCATTAACAAGATCCAGTTGCCAAGAATGAAACAGATCAAATGTCACAAATTGTGAAAGACGACAAACGATTATCATCACTCGTAACCGCTTAATCTTCCAGGCGATCCTTCTGGATTAAACGTTCTATCGAAATATTGTCATGAAATGataaagaaatgcatatcagCCCAGGGGGATGTCTTCAGATTGCATATTTTGTCTGACCAACGCTCAAAAACTTATTTGTGCATGTttgcttgaaaaaaaaagatatgatCTGGTGCAGATGTTATGAAATAATAAGCTTGTCTTTTAAAGTCATTTCAATGCCACACAGCGGTTTGTGTGATATTGTGTTGAGTTTCTATTATTGCATCCACCCTTTTAAAGTCAGCACTGGCGTTGAATACAGCGAGGTCGTAAACAGTATGTTGAACCACCATCTTCATACGTTACCTTGACTCATCTTGTCAGACCGTGTTTATAATACTGCTGTCAGCTGCATCACAATCTTCTCATTAATAAAAGTAGAAACAATATGACATGTAGTTATGTGGGAAAGCCCATGACCAGAATCCCAATGTGTTATGTCATCGGCTTCACCGGAGACGTCTGACTCCATCCTCTACAAGTGGACTGATATAGAGGATATTAACTAAATATCCAACATattcaatattattatatgGACCTTCAAATGACATGATTGTGATGACATTGCTTTCATCACCTTGAACGTGTGCAACGCAAAGCCACGCGTCAAGTGACTTGGACTGCACGACAGCTCAGCGAGGGATCTCGACACAACCAGAATGTATAATTGCGTCAAGTAAATGTTAATAACTGCTTATAATTCAGCTGATTTCAACTCGCTCAGCGTGAAGCACTCCCACCATGCCCGACGCCTCCGACAGCCACTGTGTCCGTGTCACTCTAAGATGGATCTTCATTGCAAAGgtaaaaatgcaaagtgtgtgcgACTGAACTCGGGAGATAAAAGAGAGGCAATCGGGTTGGAGGCGGGGCAACTGATACAAATGGAAATAACGGTAAATATTCTGTTCCGTTAGTGGCTACAATGTGCTTCAAGGCTGAGAATCTCCAATATTTCCTCTCGTTACTGTGAGCAGAGTTTCCTCCACAGGGAGGAGCAAACAAAAGCATGATGTAAATACTCGCAGCAGTGGAGaagctcctcttctcctcttctcctcttctcctccttttctccccACGATTAGCATTTCAAACAGTCTTTGTTTTGCATCAGCGCTTCATGCTTGTGTGCATGCCACCGCAGCCTTGCAGGTGGTGTCCTGTCCATCCAGTGGAGTTGAAAaagaacggtgtgtgtgtgtgtgtgtgtgtgtgtgtgtgtgtgtgtgtgtgtgtgtgtgtgcgtgtgcgtgtgtgtctgtgagagagtGCATCTCCGTGGAAAGGAGTAGTCCAAAGGGATCTGACCTCTTTTACAAAGCTCGGAGTCTACGGGACAACATTGTTTACAAATACGACATCATCATAAATGTCTCAGTATTTGTGGTCTTCTGCTTTGATCGGCGGAGACGAGCAACGGACTGGATTCACATTCTGGCTCCTGACGAATCCACAAAATCGCTTTTTAAGCATCTGCCAGCAGGCCCATCCAAAACCTTGATTGAGTGAGTCGCCGCAGTGTGCCGGGCATATCAAGAGCCGGGAAAAAACCAAAGTACAGACTTCTCAGGAGCTGCTTTCTTTGGAATGCGTGGTTTTTATCTGAAGTCGGCTCGCTAATAGATTGTCCACTCCGTGGGATTAACCCCAACTAAGATTGTGTTCAAGCGAAatggaaattaaaaataatgagTTCCGGTGGTTTAAAAGCACAGCAAAGGAGATATCTAATTAAATCTACATTGTGCTTTGCTCCATCTGATGAGCTCCCACCGTCCTCGGAGTCCAGAGTTAGTTGAGGTGACTGCAGCAGACCGGGACAGGCTTGTGCTGATTAAAAATTGGAGCTCCTGTCGCGCTACCGCGCCACCTATAACGACATATAAAAAGTGCAACATTTCACAACTCTTGGTTTTGTTTTAGACAAAATAAAGTGGATGTATAACACATTTGTAATCAGCGTATAAAGTAATTAGCTTCCCCCATTTACCAGCGACAACATTAACATAATAATTAGAATCCAGAAATATGCATTCTGAAAGTGGGCCATTCTGCATAATGAGCACTTTCCCTCTGGGTActtaaagtttattttaatgCTTATATTCTGGCGCTTTTACTTCAAAGGTTGCAGTCTGCTCAGCCCTTCATTTCCATGCGTGTcggagaactacggtggccttcaggtaatGTAAAAACGCAACAAAAAAACGCCCTACAGGAGCCGGTGTGTGCATATTATATCCCATTTCTGACAATAGATGTGcctaaatcctacacactgctcctttaagGAAGTAACTTTTACTTGTAACACTGTTATTTTCCCACTTTAACTTATTGCTACTATGAGgtacttttattttgtgttgattttggcGACCCCtgtggaaaaaggtgttctaaGTACCAAAGGAAAACTCcacatttattaccttcgcattgaaaatgtggaaggttatgttttgatcgccgtgtatttatttgtatgcgtgttattcgcataactttaaaagtattaaaccgaatcgcatgaaatttggtgggatgattggttattatccggggaccatttgagtagattttgggatcatgaaaaggtcaaaatcttttttttaccaggtccagttttatccaattggcatgcaaccaattggcatgcaactaatgccaaaatgttcataattcaatgcccaatcttgtgatatgcgaaggtatgcgctctaccgagtgcccgttctagttgaattaatgtgttcatttgtATAATCTGATGGACCGCATGACTACTCGGTGTCTTTTGATGACTGCCGGCATGCTGCCAACATGCCCCTGTTTCACTGGAAATATGTTTCCCCCAGgaaaatatattcataaaacCGTAAGGCAACTTATGAGAAAGTGCATTTCTAAATGCAGTGGGGTTTTCCTCGTGCCGTCAGATTTAATTACACCGGTGTTACTTTTTCGGTATTAGTTTACAGATTATTTCATGTTTGCCCTTGTGGCCCCCTCCTTCCACAGATTATAGAACTGGGTTTTGTGAGCCAACTGTGTTGATAACGGCCAATGGGAGCAGCGATAATGCTTGGATTGTGGAATCATTCAGCATCAAAGGAGAGATTCCTAAAATATTGTTATATGATGAGTATTCACAAGTCTGTCGGGCCCCTCTTTTGGAATGCAATAAAAGTGGAATGCAatcaaaaaaaaggagaagattcACAGAATGAGTGCCTTTTAAGCATCTATAAATGCCATGCCTTAAATTAAAGCCATGCTGTACAGTTTTGTTGCCACTGTGAATCAAGACGAATGCCGGCCTCACCTTAGTGCTCTTTACTTTGTTTCCAGAGATGCATGACCAACCAGTGAGGTCGGGCAGAACTCGGCACTCTTCCCCCTCCAGACACGGCGCCATTTTACACCACCACTTCTGTCGAACAATGGAGGCTGGAGGGAAACATTCCACAGCCCGAAAGGTCACTTTTTATAGATGGAAGGAACTTCAACAAAAAAAGGacttgttttaaaaataataataaaaaacatgtcACTCTCTGTGGTCCTTGCCAGCCTCGGTATATCAGTGGATTGTTGGTGACACCTACGAACCCGACTCTActtttacaaataatatattccAGTCATGTCATAATATGTCTGGTCTCGAGAGGTGGAACAGGCTTCCCACTCATATTACCTTCGACACAAGAGGGCAACGCCCTCGTCGTCCCCGCCACCTGTCCGGGGAAGCAGGAGCACTTGACTGTTTGAGAGCGTTCCTCGATCTTGTTCTTATTGCAGCAGCGATGAGCGGCAACCACTTCACAAGTCCCCGTCCTCTCCTGCGACGACCCTGAGGACGAGAATTTAGAGGAAACGACGACCATTTTTAGACAGCGTGTGGTAGGTAAGGGGCAGCTTAAGGGACTTCAGCTATTACAGTCTGCAGAATTATACTCAAGTTGTTATGATTTCctgttttttggtttgttttttaaacgtaCAATTGATTAATACGGTGGTATTTTAATTACACCGGTTCAGATGACCGAATAAGTGATCAAATACAATGTTGTATGTTTCTAGAGCTACAGCACCACCCAGTGGATACAAAGCATCAACACTCATGCCACAGTGAAGGAAAAACACATTCCAATGTCAAAACATATACGCAGCAATCGCCATGTTCAGCTgcctgattcaatgtttcagATTTGTGAATAAAGAGAATTGACCGGAATAAAAAGCATGGGCAGAAATATCTGTCCCACGCCTGCTTCTGCATGACTTCACCCCGGGAGAAACACAAAACCAAAGAAAGTGATAGTTGCTTGCGCTGAATATGATGACACAGCCGATGGTGCGTGCCGATGCCCTGAACCTGAACTTCCATTAGACGGGGTGCAACACTGTGAAAACCCCATGCATGCATATTGCTAATTTAGAACAGAGGTGTCTGTGTGGCCGCATGGCTGGCTACACCTGCAGGAGTGGAAGGTCAATTCATAAACAAAGTAGGGTTTAAAATTAGACGACAATAATAGCAGAGATCTGAAAAAAAACTTCACAAAGACAAATATTAAGTGTTATTTTGGAGGTTGTGACAATACATTTACTTAAGTACAATTGAgagtttttttctccatttaatGCCACTTTGTGTGTCTCCTGGACAACATTTCAGTTGAAAATATTGTATCAACAAAACACTATTTATATGAGAAAATACAATAGAATATTATTATGGATTATAATGGTGGTTCCCAACATTTTCAGCTCTACCAAATATACATTTGTGTTACATTATCTCACAGTCTCTCTCTTGGATTAAAGCATAAATCACTCGGTATAGAGCATATTCATTCATCTGTATCAACAATATAATGGAAAATACTGTATAATGTTGTCTAATCAGTCAGAGGAccagtacttttacttttgatgaTGATACTTCACTACTAGGGAAGACTTTATCGTCTAATGTAGTACTTATTAAATTGTTATATTGGTACGTTCTTTTAATGGGGCTGCACTGCGCACTCTGAGCATTAATATAGAAGCAAATAATATTTGCTATATTAAGATATAGTGGAGCAAAGAAGAAGTCCCTTTCTCTCTAACTGATGTGTGCCGTTATCTGAGCTTGTCCTTGCTCTGTGAGCTATTTTAGCCCCACCAGTGTTGCCGCCTGTGGATTATCTCCTGTACCACCAGGCTCTGACGACATCCCCCATATTAATTTCTGTTTCTAATGAGAGTTTCAGGTTCTTGTTGCTTGAGCTGAACTCTCCAGCAGACTGTTGACCAGGAGCCGTAATGAGTCCCTGGTGGGAGTGGGACTGGTCTGGTTGGGTCTTACCTGTCTGTCCTCGGGAGCTTTGGTTGCCAGTGGACACAAGTTGGCTGCACAAGCCGACTATGC
The genomic region above belongs to Pseudoliparis swirei isolate HS2019 ecotype Mariana Trench chromosome 9, NWPU_hadal_v1, whole genome shotgun sequence and contains:
- the LOC130199578 gene encoding chemokine-like protein TAFA-4, yielding MRLIMHINNMSRGNMKLNILAGPLHWGLLLLSIVGLCSQLVSTGNQSSRGQTGSSQERTGTCEVVAAHRCCNKNKIEERSQTVKCSCFPGQVAGTTRALPSCVEASIVRQKWWCKMAPCLEGEECRVLPDLTGWSCISGNKVKSTKVAR